A portion of the Meriones unguiculatus strain TT.TT164.6M chromosome 11, Bangor_MerUng_6.1, whole genome shotgun sequence genome contains these proteins:
- the Spata45 gene encoding spermatogenesis-associated protein 45 codes for MTSMKKRNAEKKQQMHRKLLEELNEKRESHCLVERSNQVSLLRVQRRHFSQAYQSSACTHIKVPVPESGRASWVNQRFLVFKEKRHFPPKNNAIFG; via the exons ATGACATCTATGAAGAAGCGCAATGCTGAGAAAAAACAGCAAATGCACAGGAAGCTTCTGGAAGAGCTCAACGAGAAGCGGGAGTCCCACTGTCTGGTGGAGAGAAGCAATCAAGTGAGCTTACTGAGAGTTCAGAGGAGGCATTTCAGCCAGGCCTACCAGTCCTCAGCTTGTACGCATATCAAAGTGCCTGTTCCTGAAAGTGGCAGGGCCTCTTGGGTCAACCAGAGATTCCTGGTCTTCAAGGAGAAAAGGCACTTCCCACCAAAAA ATAATGCCATATTTGGATGA